A single Pygocentrus nattereri isolate fPygNat1 chromosome 28, fPygNat1.pri, whole genome shotgun sequence DNA region contains:
- the LOC119262641 gene encoding uncharacterized protein LOC119262641, whose protein sequence is MATAGFFSCSECGMFSLDPFSTDSHNDSGVCSKCKLVNCLVEKVDKLELRIRGLIRDRQQGSLLAAPGTPGRASTPSTLALEPPQQGEWVTSRRHSRKAKANATAKATASPPVHHAPPVHVSNRFAPLSEAPAEEPVKGTLVIGDSIVRHVKLATPLGAPAARVICLPGARAPDISGNLRLLANRRYSRVVIHVGANDIRLRQSEVTKANIKEVVKQAQTLSEEVICSGPIPMRRGDEAYSRLSSLNRWMSKWCTDNHVGFIDNWLMFEGKPGLLGRDGVHPTRDGAALLSCSIEERLPVRYTAEEIKKFLSVTKGYRGVQCLGEATGDQEHITARKRKKAALTDLLGMTTHFRNVTELDAPLKFFGLELKNGQKRFMHAVRSESGDLVSKPSEIRQQTVNFFSKLFESEWASCRDVEERFFPLQARITQQSATLLDAELSLGELHEALQGMENGWAPEIDGLPVEFYKAFWSVLGQDVLEVLRVSVQEGKLPLSFRKAVLTLLPKKRRPDGAEELAPCGIAVHRLQAALKSVSLQTGEGDGAGGAS, encoded by the exons ATGGCTACTGCTGGGTTTTTCTCttgttcagagtgtggcatgtttagtttagaCCCCTTCTCCACCGATAGTCATAATGATAGTGGTGTTTGTTCAAAGTGCAAGCTAGTTAACTGCCTGGTAGAGAAGGTGGACAAGTTAGAGCTGCGTATCCGGGGTTTAATAAGGGATAGACAGCAAGGGTCACTGTTAGCAGCCCCGGGTACACCAGGGAGAGCTAGTACCCCCTCGACTCTGGCCTTAGAGCCCCCACAGCAGGGCGAATGGGTAACGTCTCGGCGGCATAGTCGAaaggctaaggctaatgctactgcAAAGGCCACAGCCAGCCCACCTGTACACCATGCTCCCCCAGttcacgtgtcaaacaggtttgccccgctcagtgaagcacccgctGAGGAGCCTGTTAAAGGTACTCTGGTGATAGGAGATTCTATCGTCCGGcacgtgaaattagctactcctttaggggcaccagcggctagagttatctgcttaccgggagccagagcaccggacattagtggcaaccttaggctGTTAGCaaataggagatattcgagggtagttattcatgtaggggccaatgatattcgtctgcggcagtctgaagtaactaaggctaatattaaagaggtggttaaacaggcccagacgctgtccgaggaggtaatctgttctggccccatcccaatgaggcgtggcgatgaagcttacagcaggctttcttcgctgaaccgctggatgtccaagtggtgtacggacaatcatgtgggctttatagacaactggctaatgtttgagggcaagcctggtcttttaggtagggatggtgtccaccccacgcgggatggtgctgccttactttcgtgcagcata GAGGAGAGGTTACCTGTGCGCTACACTGCTGAGGAGATAAAGAAGTTCCTGAGTGTGACTAAAGGTTATAGAGGTGTACAG TGTTTGGGGGAGGCCACAGGAGATCAGGAGCATATTACAGCTcgtaaaagaaaaaaggctgCGTTAACTGACCTACTGGGCATGACAACACATTTCCGGAATGTGACAGAACTGGATGCTCCTTTAAAGTTCTTTGGTCTGGAGcttaaaaatggacagaaaaggTTTATGCATGCTGTGCGGTCTGAATCAGGGGATCTGGTTTCTAAGCCTTCTGAAATTCGCCAGCAGACAGTCAActttttctctaagctgttTGAGAGTGAGTGGGCCAGTTGCCGGGATGTGGAGGAGAGGTTCTTCCCACTGCAGGCCAGAATCACGCAGCAGTCTGCCACCCTGCTTGATGCTGAGCTCTCCTTGGGAGAGCTGCATGAGGCCCTACAGGGTATGGAAAATGGCTGGGCACCAGAGATTGATGGTCTCCCGGTAGAATTTTACAAGGCATTTTGGTCTGTATTGGGTCAGGATGTGCTTGAAGTGCTCCGGGTCAGTGTACAGGAAGGAAAGCTTCCTCTTAGCTTTAGGAAAGCTGTCCTGACCCTGCTGCCAAAAAAAAGGAGACCTGACGGTGCTGAAGAACTGGCGCCCTGTGGCATTGCTGTGCACAGACTGCAAGCTGCTCTCAAAAGCGTTAGCCTCCAGACTGGGGAAGGTGATGGAGCAGGTGGTGCATCGTGA